The following are from one region of the Sphingomonas sp. J315 genome:
- the murA gene encoding UDP-N-acetylglucosamine 1-carboxyvinyltransferase has translation MDRILIRGGNRLSGNIAISGAKNAALTLMPCALLTDEPLTLRNLPRLADADSFGHLLNELGASTAIEGTRPNDFGRVLTVRASRLTSSVAPYDIVRKMRASILVLGPLLGREGEATVSLPGGCAIGNRPIDLHLKALEAMGAEIELAAGYVKATAPGGRLAGGRYRFPVVSVGATENALMAAATARGTTVLENAAREPEIVDLCNLLVAMGASIHGIGSETLTIEGRDRLHGATYSVMPDRIEAGSYACAAAITGGDVVLEGAKADDMRATLDALVEAGVTVEEKPNGIRVAADGPLRPITLSTAPYPGFATDMQAQFMAMLCKADGASVLTETIFENRYMHVPELTRMGANIDVRGRTAVVHGVDRMVGAPVMATDLRASMSLILAGLVAEGETQVSRIYHLDRGYERLEEKLQGVGADIERVGDG, from the coding sequence ATGGACCGTATTCTCATCCGCGGCGGAAACCGCCTATCCGGTAACATCGCTATATCCGGTGCGAAGAACGCCGCGTTGACGCTCATGCCGTGCGCGCTGTTAACCGACGAGCCGCTGACGCTGCGCAATCTGCCGCGTCTCGCCGACGCCGACAGCTTCGGGCATCTGCTCAACGAGCTGGGCGCCTCGACCGCGATCGAGGGGACGCGTCCCAATGATTTCGGCCGCGTGCTCACCGTCCGCGCATCCCGCCTGACGTCGAGTGTCGCGCCGTATGACATCGTGCGCAAGATGCGCGCGTCGATCCTGGTGCTCGGCCCGTTGCTGGGGCGTGAGGGCGAGGCGACGGTTTCGCTGCCCGGCGGCTGCGCGATCGGCAACCGTCCGATCGACCTGCATCTGAAGGCGCTGGAAGCGATGGGCGCGGAGATCGAGCTGGCGGCGGGCTATGTCAAGGCGACCGCTCCCGGCGGGCGTCTGGCTGGCGGGCGCTACCGCTTCCCGGTGGTGTCGGTCGGCGCGACCGAGAATGCGCTGATGGCGGCGGCAACCGCGCGCGGCACCACGGTGCTCGAAAATGCGGCGCGCGAGCCCGAGATCGTCGACCTGTGCAACCTGCTGGTCGCGATGGGCGCGTCGATCCACGGCATCGGCAGCGAGACGCTGACGATCGAGGGCCGCGACCGGCTGCACGGCGCGACATACAGCGTGATGCCCGACCGGATCGAGGCGGGCAGCTATGCGTGCGCCGCCGCGATCACTGGCGGCGACGTCGTACTCGAGGGCGCGAAGGCCGACGATATGCGCGCGACGCTGGACGCGCTGGTCGAGGCAGGCGTGACGGTCGAGGAGAAGCCCAACGGCATCCGCGTCGCCGCCGATGGTCCGTTGAGGCCCATCACGCTGTCGACCGCACCCTATCCGGGCTTTGCCACCGACATGCAGGCACAGTTCATGGCGATGCTGTGCAAGGCCGATGGCGCGAGCGTGCTGACCGAGACGATCTTCGAAAACCGCTACATGCACGTGCCCGAACTGACCCGGATGGGCGCGAATATCGACGTGCGCGGGCGCACGGCGGTGGTCCATGGCGTCGATCGCATGGTCGGCGCGCCGGTGATGGCGACCGATCTGCGCGCATCGATGAGCCTGATCCTCGCCGGCCTGGTTGCCGAGGGCGAGACCCAGGTCAGCCGCATCTATCACCTCGACCGAGGGTATGAGCGGCTGGAGGAAAAGCTGCAGGGCGTCGGCGCGGACATCGAACGCGTCGGTGACGGCTGA
- a CDS encoding Crp/Fnr family transcriptional regulator: MSGSCFAEILGELVTLVPGERAALERLEERQRHIRRGAILLRENEPAGELFVLRKGLVMSYVLLDDGSRQILRFHFPGDMLGVSSLVYRESPETLCALSDCVVCPFDRQAFSALSVAHPRLSSLILVLCQIERVALTDRLAALGRTSAKARVAALLLEMRNRLRGTDKTIDKAFNLGLTQEEIGDATGLTSVHVNRMLRQLEEEGMIGRRSGRVTLLDEAAMGRAANYVNRYEGLDLSWLPEAR, encoded by the coding sequence GTGTCAGGGAGTTGTTTCGCGGAAATTCTCGGCGAGCTGGTTACGCTCGTGCCGGGAGAGAGGGCTGCGCTGGAGCGGCTGGAGGAACGACAGCGCCATATCCGGCGCGGCGCGATCCTGTTGCGTGAGAATGAGCCGGCGGGCGAGTTATTCGTCCTGCGCAAGGGACTGGTGATGAGCTATGTCCTGCTCGACGATGGCAGCCGCCAGATTCTGCGCTTTCACTTCCCAGGCGACATGCTGGGCGTATCCAGCCTGGTCTATCGCGAATCGCCCGAGACATTGTGCGCGCTTTCGGACTGTGTCGTCTGCCCGTTCGACCGGCAGGCGTTCAGCGCGCTGAGCGTTGCCCACCCTCGCCTGTCATCGCTGATCCTCGTCCTTTGCCAGATCGAGCGGGTGGCACTGACCGACCGGCTTGCCGCACTCGGCCGGACCTCGGCCAAGGCGCGGGTTGCGGCGTTGCTGCTGGAGATGCGCAACCGGCTGCGCGGCACCGACAAGACGATCGACAAGGCGTTTAACCTCGGCCTGACCCAGGAAGAGATCGGCGACGCGACCGGCCTGACGTCGGTCCATGTCAACCGCATGCTGCGCCAGCTGGAGGAAGAGGGGATGATCGGTCGCAGATCGGGCCGCGTCACCTTGCTCGACGAGGCGGCGATGGGACGTGCGGCGAATTATGTGAACCGGTACGAAGGGCTGGACCTGAGCTGGTTGCCGGAGGCGCGCTGA
- a CDS encoding protein tyrosine phosphatase family protein — MSDPAILNWRRLGPTLTCSGQPSEAQLAEIAALGVTDVINLGPHEHVQALPDEAASVTALGMRYTYIPVDFSAPTESDYAAFAAAMAEADGRAVHVHCIVNARVSAFFYRYRRDAIGEEAARAELNSVWEPAGVWATFIGDTPVEGTDHRYRGRDY; from the coding sequence ATGAGCGACCCCGCCATCCTCAATTGGCGCCGTCTTGGCCCGACGCTGACCTGCTCGGGCCAGCCATCCGAAGCGCAGCTAGCCGAGATCGCCGCGCTCGGCGTGACCGATGTGATCAATCTCGGCCCGCACGAACATGTCCAGGCACTGCCCGACGAAGCGGCCAGCGTCACAGCCTTGGGCATGCGCTATACCTATATTCCGGTCGATTTCTCAGCCCCGACCGAATCGGATTATGCCGCCTTCGCCGCCGCCATGGCCGAGGCGGACGGGCGGGCGGTCCATGTCCACTGCATCGTCAATGCGCGCGTTTCGGCATTCTTCTATCGCTACCGCCGCGATGCGATTGGCGAGGAGGCCGCACGCGCCGAACTGAATTCAGTTTGGGAACCCGCGGGCGTCTGGGCGACCTTCATCGGCGACACGCCCGTCGAAGGCACCGACCATCGTTATCGCGGGCGGGATTACTGA
- the clpS gene encoding ATP-dependent Clp protease adapter ClpS, which translates to MADDPDRDDEDGTNTGVATRTRAKTKKPTPYRVLMLNDDYTPMEFVVLVLQRFFKLDMEEATRVMLQVHQRGVGVCGVFSYEVAETKVAQVIDFARQNQHPLQCTLEKA; encoded by the coding sequence ATGGCCGACGATCCCGACCGCGATGACGAGGACGGGACCAATACCGGCGTCGCGACCCGCACCCGCGCGAAGACCAAGAAGCCGACGCCCTATCGGGTGCTGATGCTCAACGACGATTACACGCCGATGGAATTCGTCGTGCTGGTGCTCCAGCGCTTCTTCAAGCTGGATATGGAAGAGGCAACGCGGGTGATGCTTCAGGTCCATCAGCGCGGCGTCGGGGTGTGCGGCGTGTTCAGCTATGAAGTCGCGGAGACCAAGGTGGCCCAGGTGATCGACTTCGCCCGGCAGAACCAGCATCCGCTTCAGTGCACACTCGAAAAGGCGTGA
- a CDS encoding phasin family protein, giving the protein MASKGPRTGAKKPVAKSPVAKVAPKVAALAIEPKPEPVVEAVAAPVEAVAAPVEAVAAPVEPVVEAVEAAEPVVAAEPIVEPVVEVVAETVEPVIETVAETVEAVAAPVTEIIEDTAPQTADTASKGIYTMEAIEKTQAMFAELNDKAKAQVEKNTKLVGEMTELAKGNVEALVESGKITAKGLETLGQDAAEYSRKSFENATATLKSMSAVKSPADFFKLQSDYVRSAFDSMVAETSKNTEAFIKLAGDAAQPVSNRVAVAMEKIKTAA; this is encoded by the coding sequence ATGGCCAGCAAGGGTCCGCGTACCGGGGCGAAGAAGCCGGTAGCCAAGTCGCCAGTCGCGAAGGTCGCGCCCAAGGTTGCAGCTCTGGCCATCGAGCCGAAGCCGGAGCCTGTGGTCGAAGCCGTCGCCGCGCCGGTCGAAGCCGTCGCCGCGCCGGTCGAAGCCGTCGCCGCGCCGGTCGAACCGGTGGTCGAAGCCGTCGAAGCGGCAGAGCCCGTCGTCGCGGCCGAGCCGATTGTCGAACCGGTGGTCGAGGTTGTCGCCGAGACCGTCGAGCCGGTCATCGAAACTGTCGCGGAAACCGTCGAAGCGGTCGCCGCACCTGTAACCGAGATTATCGAAGACACCGCCCCGCAGACGGCGGACACCGCAAGCAAGGGAATTTATACCATGGAAGCCATTGAAAAGACCCAGGCGATGTTCGCCGAGCTGAACGACAAGGCGAAGGCGCAGGTCGAAAAGAACACCAAGCTGGTCGGTGAAATGACCGAACTGGCCAAGGGCAATGTCGAAGCGCTCGTCGAGAGCGGCAAGATCACCGCCAAGGGCCTCGAGACGCTGGGCCAGGACGCTGCGGAATACAGCCGCAAGTCGTTCGAGAACGCGACCGCCACCCTGAAGAGCATGTCGGCAGTCAAGTCGCCCGCCGACTTCTTCAAGCTGCAGAGCGACTATGTCCGCAGCGCGTTCGACTCGATGGTCGCCGAGACCTCGAAGAACACCGAAGCGTTCATCAAGCTCGCCGGCGACGCCGCGCAGCCCGTCTCGAACCGCGTCGCGGTCGCGATGGAGAAGATCAAGACTGCGGCCTGA
- a CDS encoding alpha/beta hydrolase, protein MPPPESDAPAQPGLEDLQHWTWVFGRAQQMMMEQGLDLAGQMSAMPQMPAMPTVPPLDPAAAMRAGAEFWADTMNLWQRFLDPAKAQKFEETPEQARDKRFKAPQWREQPVFDFIRQSYLTLSGHLLKGVDQIEGLTPKQKEQLRFATQGFIDAMSPSNFPATNPLVVERTIETKGENLLKGLAHMLNDLGKGQMTQTVEGAFAVGENIATTPGRVVKRTPLYELIQYSPTTDTVFETPLVIFPPWINRFYILDLTPEKSFIRWAVEQGLTVFVVSWKSADASMADVVWDDYVERGQIDAIDTIRELLGVESVHTIGYCVAGTTLAATLAVLAARGEAAKVKSATFFTAQVDFSEAGDLNVFVDDEQLALIQSLTSDGFLDGRYMAATFNLLRGRDLIWNYVTSNYLLGEDYTPFDLLHWNSDVTNLPAKWHASYLCDLYRDNLLVQPGALAIGGTPIDLTCVKTPAYVQAGREDHIAPPRSVWKLTGHLAGPIRFVLAGSGHIAGVVNPPSSGKYQYWINEAGATNIDEFVAGAVETKGSWWPDWIKWIEALDAARVPAKKARIPSVNEELGAAPGRYVRTR, encoded by the coding sequence GTGCCACCGCCGGAATCCGATGCCCCGGCTCAGCCGGGCCTTGAAGATCTGCAGCACTGGACCTGGGTGTTTGGCCGCGCGCAGCAGATGATGATGGAGCAGGGGCTGGACCTCGCCGGGCAGATGTCGGCGATGCCCCAGATGCCCGCCATGCCGACGGTGCCCCCGCTCGACCCAGCTGCCGCGATGCGTGCGGGGGCCGAATTCTGGGCCGACACGATGAATTTGTGGCAGCGCTTCCTCGATCCCGCCAAGGCGCAGAAGTTCGAGGAAACGCCAGAACAGGCACGTGACAAGCGCTTCAAGGCGCCGCAATGGCGCGAGCAGCCGGTGTTCGACTTCATCCGCCAAAGCTACCTCACCTTGTCGGGACATCTGCTCAAGGGGGTCGACCAGATCGAGGGGCTTACCCCGAAGCAGAAGGAGCAGTTGCGCTTCGCGACGCAGGGCTTCATCGACGCGATGAGCCCGAGCAACTTTCCGGCGACCAACCCGCTGGTGGTCGAACGGACGATCGAGACCAAGGGCGAGAATCTGCTCAAGGGTCTGGCGCACATGCTCAACGACCTTGGCAAGGGCCAGATGACCCAGACGGTCGAGGGCGCGTTCGCGGTGGGGGAGAATATCGCGACCACGCCGGGCCGGGTGGTCAAGCGCACGCCGCTCTATGAGCTGATTCAGTATTCGCCGACCACCGACACGGTGTTCGAAACCCCGCTGGTGATCTTCCCGCCGTGGATCAACCGCTTCTACATCCTCGACCTGACGCCGGAAAAGAGCTTCATCCGCTGGGCGGTGGAGCAGGGGCTGACGGTGTTCGTCGTGTCGTGGAAATCGGCCGATGCGAGCATGGCCGATGTCGTGTGGGACGACTATGTCGAGCGCGGTCAGATCGACGCGATCGACACGATTCGGGAATTGCTCGGCGTCGAGAGCGTCCACACGATCGGCTATTGCGTCGCGGGGACGACGCTCGCCGCGACGCTGGCGGTGCTCGCCGCGCGGGGTGAGGCGGCGAAGGTCAAGAGCGCGACCTTCTTCACCGCTCAGGTCGATTTCAGCGAGGCGGGCGACCTCAACGTATTCGTCGATGACGAGCAGCTCGCGCTGATCCAGTCGTTGACCAGCGATGGATTTCTCGACGGACGGTACATGGCCGCGACCTTCAACCTGCTGCGCGGGCGCGACCTGATCTGGAATTACGTCACCAGCAATTACCTGCTGGGCGAGGATTATACCCCGTTCGACCTGCTCCACTGGAATTCCGACGTCACCAACCTGCCGGCGAAGTGGCATGCCAGCTATCTGTGCGACCTGTATCGCGACAATCTGCTGGTCCAGCCGGGTGCGCTGGCGATCGGGGGGACGCCGATCGACCTCACCTGCGTCAAGACCCCGGCCTATGTCCAGGCGGGGCGCGAGGATCATATCGCGCCGCCGCGCAGCGTGTGGAAGCTCACCGGCCATCTCGCGGGGCCGATTCGCTTCGTGCTGGCCGGATCGGGGCATATTGCAGGCGTGGTCAACCCGCCCTCGTCGGGCAAATATCAATACTGGATCAACGAGGCGGGCGCGACCAATATTGACGAATTTGTTGCAGGTGCGGTCGAGACCAAGGGGAGCTGGTGGCCGGACTGGATCAAGTGGATCGAAGCGCTGGATGCAGCGCGCGTTCCCGCAAAGAAAGCCAGAATCCCTAGCGTAAATGAGGAACTCGGGGCGGCTCCGGGACGTTACGTCCGAACCCGCTGA
- a CDS encoding LL-diaminopimelate aminotransferase: MSEEFYRMKRLPPYVIAEVNAMRAAARAAGEDIIDLGMGNPDLPPPDHVIEKLIEVARKPDAHGYSQSKGIPGLRRAQANYYGRRFGVDIDPDSEVVVTMGSKEGLASLATAITAPGDVVLAPNPSYPIHTFGFILAGATIRAVPTTPDEAYFDSLERAIAFTVPRPSILVVNYPSNPTAETVDLAFYERLVAWAKDNKVWILSDLAYSELYFDGKPTVSILQVPGAKDVAIEFTSLSKTYSMAGWRMGFAVGNKQLIAAMTRVKSYLDYGAFTPIQAAACAALNGPQDIVEKNRQLYHKRRDVLVESFGRAGWDIPPPPASMFAWAPLPPALAHLGSLEFSKQLLTHAKVAVAPGVGYGENGEGFVRIAMVENEQRLRQAARNVKRYLQSMGVNTGAKSA; encoded by the coding sequence ATGTCCGAAGAATTCTACCGCATGAAGCGACTGCCCCCCTATGTCATCGCCGAAGTCAATGCGATGCGGGCAGCGGCGCGCGCGGCGGGAGAGGACATTATCGACCTGGGCATGGGCAATCCCGACCTGCCCCCGCCCGATCATGTCATCGAAAAACTGATCGAGGTTGCGCGCAAGCCCGACGCGCATGGCTATTCGCAGTCGAAGGGGATCCCCGGCCTGCGCCGTGCCCAGGCCAATTATTATGGCCGCCGCTTCGGCGTCGATATCGATCCCGATAGCGAGGTCGTGGTGACGATGGGGTCGAAGGAGGGGCTGGCCAGCCTCGCCACCGCGATCACCGCGCCGGGCGACGTCGTGCTCGCGCCCAACCCGAGCTACCCGATCCACACCTTCGGCTTCATCCTGGCCGGGGCGACGATCCGCGCGGTGCCGACGACCCCGGACGAGGCCTATTTCGACAGCCTCGAGCGCGCGATCGCCTTCACTGTCCCCCGCCCGAGCATATTGGTCGTCAACTATCCGTCGAACCCGACCGCCGAGACCGTCGACCTTGCGTTCTACGAGCGCCTGGTCGCTTGGGCGAAGGACAACAAGGTCTGGATCCTGTCCGACCTCGCCTATTCGGAACTGTATTTCGACGGCAAGCCCACCGTGTCGATCCTGCAGGTGCCGGGCGCAAAGGATGTCGCGATCGAGTTCACCTCGCTCAGCAAGACCTATTCGATGGCCGGGTGGCGCATGGGGTTCGCGGTCGGCAACAAGCAGCTGATCGCCGCGATGACGCGGGTGAAGTCGTACCTCGATTACGGCGCCTTCACCCCGATTCAGGCCGCCGCCTGTGCTGCGCTCAACGGCCCGCAGGACATCGTCGAGAAGAACCGGCAGCTCTACCACAAACGCCGCGACGTGCTGGTCGAGAGCTTCGGCCGCGCCGGCTGGGACATCCCGCCCCCACCTGCATCGATGTTCGCCTGGGCTCCGCTCCCGCCCGCGCTGGCGCATCTCGGCAGCCTCGAATTCTCCAAGCAGCTGCTGACACACGCCAAGGTCGCGGTCGCGCCCGGCGTCGGTTACGGCGAGAATGGCGAGGGGTTCGTCCGCATCGCGATGGTGGAGAATGAGCAACGGTTGCGTCAGGCCGCACGCAACGTGAAGCGCTATCTTCAGTCGATGGGCGTGAACACCGGCGCAAAATCGGCGTGA
- a CDS encoding thioesterase family protein, producing MRYAEIDGQKVVFNSRYLEYADVALSEYWRWLALADLPEWLAMEFHVARATVDYRAPLRYDDEFDAYARTDRIGTSSVTSRVELVHAQTGVLHTVIELVHVNVDLDAGRSTPVPPAIRARMLPSD from the coding sequence GTGCGTTACGCGGAGATCGATGGGCAGAAGGTGGTCTTCAACTCCCGCTATCTCGAATATGCCGATGTGGCGCTCAGCGAATATTGGCGTTGGCTGGCCCTGGCCGACCTGCCCGAATGGCTCGCGATGGAATTCCACGTCGCCCGCGCGACCGTCGATTACCGGGCCCCGCTCCGCTATGATGACGAGTTCGATGCCTATGCCCGAACCGACCGGATCGGGACGTCGAGCGTGACCAGCCGCGTCGAGCTGGTCCATGCCCAGACCGGCGTGCTGCACACGGTGATTGAGCTGGTTCACGTCAACGTCGATCTCGACGCGGGGCGCTCAACTCCGGTACCGCCCGCCATCCGCGCGCGAATGCTGCCAAGCGATTGA